One part of the Aurantibacillus circumpalustris genome encodes these proteins:
- a CDS encoding sodium:solute symporter — protein sequence MSQIDWLVLSLTLLSIVFYGVWKSRHTKDLSGYLLADKQLPWYHVGLSVMATQASAITFLSAPGQSYNDGLRFVQFYFGLPLAMIVLCITFIPIFKNLNVYTAYEYLEKRFDNKTRSLTAFLFLLQRGLSTGITLYAPAIILSTILNTDINYMIIFTGVIVISYTVYGGTKAVSHTQMLQMAIIFSGLFLSAYLVIKMLPTDVGFIDALSIAGKMNKLNAIDTHFDLNNKYNIWSGIIGGFFLQLSYFGTDQSQVGRYLTGKSISQSRLGLVMNGVLKIPMQFFILMIGILVFVFYQFNSAPIFFNKVEVDRIENSAYKEEYKQLEQDYEVASSAKLIEVNKLVKAIEDKDVAAIGSAKTSLQVADKKVTEIRKKVPALMEKNDSKADTNDGNYIFLRFVTEHFPIGVIGLLIAIIFLAAMGSTASGLNSLASTTVVDFYKRIYKKEQSETHYVSASRWITVAWGAFCVVVGIYASKLGNLIEAVNVLGSLFYGTILGIFLVAFYMKKINGKAVFSAALIAESFIIFAWLKELTAFLWLNVIGCLLVMLFAFVIQLVINNTSKNTASTE from the coding sequence ATGAGTCAGATCGATTGGTTGGTTTTATCACTTACACTGCTGTCAATCGTATTTTATGGCGTTTGGAAAAGTCGTCATACAAAAGATTTAAGCGGTTATTTGTTGGCTGACAAACAACTCCCTTGGTATCATGTTGGTTTGTCAGTTATGGCGACTCAGGCTAGTGCCATTACATTTCTATCAGCTCCTGGACAAAGTTACAATGACGGTTTGCGTTTTGTGCAGTTCTATTTTGGTTTACCACTTGCCATGATTGTTTTGTGTATTACGTTTATTCCAATATTCAAAAACCTGAATGTTTACACAGCTTACGAATACCTTGAAAAACGTTTCGATAACAAAACACGTTCGCTCACAGCATTTTTATTTTTATTACAACGAGGCTTGTCGACAGGCATTACTCTGTATGCACCGGCCATCATACTTTCTACCATTTTAAATACGGATATTAATTACATGATTATTTTCACTGGAGTAATCGTAATTAGTTATACCGTTTATGGCGGAACCAAGGCTGTATCGCACACACAAATGCTTCAAATGGCCATTATTTTCTCAGGATTATTTTTATCTGCGTATCTGGTAATAAAAATGTTACCTACTGATGTTGGTTTTATTGACGCTTTGAGTATTGCTGGGAAAATGAATAAACTGAATGCCATTGACACTCACTTTGACCTCAACAACAAATACAATATTTGGTCAGGCATAATTGGTGGATTTTTTCTTCAGTTATCTTATTTTGGAACTGATCAATCTCAAGTGGGTCGGTATCTGACAGGCAAGTCTATTTCTCAAAGTCGTTTGGGATTAGTTATGAATGGTGTTTTAAAAATACCCATGCAGTTTTTTATTTTGATGATTGGGATACTTGTTTTTGTGTTTTACCAATTTAACTCCGCTCCTATTTTTTTTAATAAAGTAGAGGTCGACCGAATTGAAAACAGTGCTTACAAAGAAGAATATAAGCAGCTGGAACAAGATTACGAAGTAGCCAGTTCTGCAAAACTAATCGAAGTAAATAAACTTGTAAAGGCCATCGAAGATAAAGATGTAGCGGCTATTGGTTCAGCGAAAACAAGTCTACAAGTTGCAGATAAAAAAGTAACTGAGATTAGAAAGAAGGTTCCTGCCTTGATGGAAAAAAATGATTCGAAGGCTGACACGAATGATGGCAATTATATTTTCTTGAGATTTGTTACCGAACATTTTCCCATTGGTGTCATTGGCTTATTAATTGCCATCATCTTTTTAGCAGCGATGGGTTCTACAGCAAGTGGTTTAAATTCATTAGCATCGACAACAGTAGTAGATTTTTACAAAAGAATTTATAAAAAAGAACAAAGTGAAACACATTATGTATCCGCCTCGCGCTGGATTACTGTTGCCTGGGGCGCTTTTTGTGTGGTGGTTGGAATCTATGCAAGCAAGCTTGGTAATTTAATTGAAGCGGTAAATGTTCTCGGATCTTTATTCTACGGTACTATACTTGGTATATTTCTTGTAGCCTTTTACATGAAAAAAATTAATGGGAAAGCGGTCTTTAGCGCCGCACTCATTGCAGAATCTTTTATAATTTTTGCCTGGTTAAAGGAACTCACTGCGTTTTTATGGCTAAATGTTATTGGCTGTTTACTGGTTATGCTTTTTGCTTTTGTGATTCAACTAGTGATAAATAATACTTCAAAAAACACGGCATCCACTGAATAG
- a CDS encoding sensor histidine kinase — translation MEKGFELQKKIKISTSIFRLVTLNVVICTTSFLSLNYFGDFKIDLAYLLLSSFACFITGFLILYYFYYVNITNNMNALADKIKKRFLNNEIPQKYNQLEEQDGMSLLEERVDFLIESREKEVFHFENLDSYRKEYLGNVSHELKTPVFNIQGYIDTLLNGGLEDSNINVDYLKRAEKSIDRLISIIDDLETITQLESGGLDLDIDTFDMAHLCKDVYASLELNAAKRNIKLELARKYDKPILVKADKFRIRQVLVNLITNSVKYGKENGTTLIELNYLNDDVVVEISDNGNGIDEKHLPRIFERFYRIDKGRSREQGGTGLGLAIVKHIIEAHDKSIKVESQEGKGTKFTFSLPADQ, via the coding sequence TTGGAAAAAGGATTCGAATTGCAAAAGAAAATAAAAATCTCTACAAGTATATTTAGGTTAGTTACACTTAACGTTGTTATATGCACAACTAGCTTTTTATCTCTAAATTATTTTGGTGATTTTAAAATTGACCTTGCATATCTTCTTCTCTCTTCGTTTGCCTGTTTTATCACTGGTTTTCTTATTCTCTACTATTTTTATTATGTGAACATTACAAACAATATGAATGCATTGGCTGACAAAATAAAAAAACGATTTTTAAATAATGAAATACCGCAAAAGTATAATCAACTCGAAGAACAAGATGGTATGTCGCTTCTCGAAGAGCGCGTCGATTTTTTAATAGAATCAAGAGAAAAGGAAGTGTTCCATTTTGAAAATCTAGACAGTTATAGAAAGGAATATTTAGGAAACGTTTCACATGAATTAAAAACCCCGGTTTTTAATATCCAAGGATATATTGACACTCTTTTGAATGGTGGGTTAGAAGACAGTAACATTAATGTTGACTATTTAAAAAGAGCCGAAAAAAGCATTGATCGATTAATTAGTATAATCGACGATTTAGAAACTATTACACAGTTAGAAAGTGGAGGCCTAGATTTAGATATTGATACATTTGATATGGCTCATTTGTGTAAAGATGTTTACGCTTCTCTGGAACTGAACGCGGCTAAGAGAAATATTAAATTAGAATTGGCAAGGAAATACGATAAGCCAATTTTAGTAAAAGCAGATAAATTCAGAATCCGACAGGTATTGGTTAATTTGATTACGAATAGTGTTAAATACGGTAAGGAAAACGGAACGACGCTTATTGAATTAAATTACCTAAATGACGATGTTGTTGTTGAAATTAGTGATAATGGTAACGGGATTGATGAAAAACACTTGCCGCGAATTTTTGAGCGTTTTTACCGTATCGACAAAGGAAGAAGTAGAGAGCAAGGCGGCACCGGACTTGGTTTAGCTATCGTAAAACACATTATTGAAGCCCATGATAAATCGATTAAAGTTGAAAGTCAGGAGGGCAAGGGCACTAAGTTTACCTTCTCTTTGCCAGCCGATCAATAG
- a CDS encoding T9SS type A sorting domain-containing protein: MKKSLLVLILACFFSTQTKSQYSSILAAYPTAYELSAGFATKNTPGTLWFGYLSTVQNISTFWHVNKNFCIMGSGSSSIWSAYKIFETSGCAGTSTQVLNGYGVSAIETNGSGGEAYALAGSYDNASYFCTLDKYGNVISAMSYPFPYPPMSINGTPTQPIIIESDNKEEYYICGYFESDIYIINVDINGNIIWSSFYSIGKDAMPKDIIMSPYHKGELVVIGETRISPIDNQGFFMAIDGSSGVVNTTKVYGNDDEKDGFASIIVGSSVSSINSAGFVIGGYTQRLNNASGVTAWAVKLDPFGNFIWNKILEPSMGTNLGVIDIIERLNTFNNLEYYALLNSSVGMHVLKLDEKGNQFHISLPNSAKNEFVYDVPSTVVSRAKCISYVNIQTPGADLGIQVFGTANNFSGFSSSYVANAYFNGETNCNRTLAILQREDNGSHRIRFDAAVKHGSFSSCSNFQIQAWFPGGSVNYPCSGLMTQGSNQRTMPSGIDIQTNQEADFSVYPNPVANKTQVNYSISDNSEVNIYLHSLLGQEIIRIQPQVKLAGNYTEEIDFSSLGLKNGVYFVTTVVDGTPHKRKIIYSH, encoded by the coding sequence ATGAAAAAAAGTTTACTCGTTTTAATCTTAGCTTGTTTTTTCAGCACCCAAACTAAAAGTCAATATTCTTCTATTTTAGCAGCCTATCCAACCGCGTACGAATTGAGCGCTGGTTTTGCTACCAAAAACACACCTGGCACACTTTGGTTTGGTTACCTTTCAACGGTTCAAAATATTTCGACCTTTTGGCATGTGAACAAAAATTTTTGCATCATGGGTTCAGGCTCCTCTTCTATTTGGTCAGCTTACAAGATTTTTGAAACGAGTGGATGTGCAGGAACCTCGACACAAGTATTAAACGGATATGGTGTTTCGGCTATAGAAACCAATGGGTCTGGCGGTGAGGCTTACGCACTTGCTGGATCTTATGATAACGCTAGTTATTTTTGTACCCTCGATAAGTATGGTAACGTAATTTCAGCTATGTCTTATCCGTTTCCTTATCCACCAATGTCCATTAACGGAACACCTACACAACCTATCATCATTGAATCAGACAATAAAGAGGAGTATTACATCTGTGGTTATTTTGAATCAGATATATACATTATCAATGTGGATATTAATGGCAATATAATTTGGTCGAGTTTTTATTCTATTGGAAAAGATGCAATGCCGAAGGATATTATTATGAGTCCTTATCACAAAGGAGAACTAGTTGTAATTGGCGAAACAAGGATATCACCCATCGACAATCAAGGTTTTTTTATGGCTATTGACGGAAGTAGTGGGGTAGTAAACACAACAAAAGTTTATGGTAATGATGATGAGAAAGATGGATTTGCTTCGATAATCGTAGGATCAAGCGTAAGTTCAATTAATTCGGCAGGTTTTGTTATTGGTGGATACACTCAGAGATTGAATAATGCTTCTGGAGTTACTGCGTGGGCTGTTAAGCTTGATCCATTTGGAAATTTTATTTGGAATAAAATACTGGAACCAAGTATGGGGACAAATTTAGGAGTGATCGATATTATAGAACGATTAAACACGTTTAATAATCTTGAGTATTATGCTTTACTTAACTCTAGCGTTGGCATGCATGTGTTAAAGCTTGATGAGAAAGGAAACCAATTTCATATATCCTTGCCAAATAGTGCCAAAAATGAATTTGTTTACGATGTACCTTCTACTGTGGTATCAAGAGCTAAGTGTATTTCGTATGTGAATATACAAACTCCGGGTGCTGATCTTGGTATTCAGGTATTTGGAACAGCAAATAATTTCTCTGGTTTTTCTAGTAGTTATGTGGCAAATGCTTATTTTAATGGTGAAACAAATTGCAATAGAACTCTTGCAATTCTACAACGAGAAGACAATGGTAGTCACCGAATAAGGTTTGATGCCGCCGTTAAACACGGTTCTTTTTCTTCCTGTTCTAACTTTCAAATTCAAGCTTGGTTTCCTGGGGGCTCTGTTAACTACCCTTGCTCGGGATTAATGACTCAGGGCAGTAACCAACGCACAATGCCTTCGGGTATTGACATTCAAACTAATCAAGAAGCAGATTTTAGTGTTTATCCGAATCCTGTGGCTAATAAAACTCAGGTTAATTATTCGATTTCTGATAATAGTGAGGTAAACATTTATTTACACTCGCTTTTGGGCCAAGAAATAATTCGCATTCAGCCACAAGTTAAACTTGCTGGTAATTATACCGAGGAAATTGACTTTTCCTCACTCGGATTAAAAAATGGTGTTTACTTTGTAACTACTGTTGTTGACGGCACCCCACACAAACGTAAAATTATTTATTCGCACTAA
- the atpC gene encoding ATP synthase F1 subunit epsilon — translation MKLEIITPDKKLFEGEIKSAIFPGNEGSFGVLDNHAPMIATLKAGKIELINENNSKQEFIVKGGVVEVLKNKVIVLAE, via the coding sequence ATGAAATTAGAAATCATCACACCGGATAAAAAGTTATTTGAAGGTGAAATTAAATCGGCAATTTTCCCAGGCAACGAAGGCAGTTTTGGTGTTTTAGATAATCACGCACCAATGATAGCAACTTTAAAAGCTGGTAAAATAGAATTAATTAACGAAAACAATTCAAAGCAAGAGTTTATTGTAAAAGGTGGTGTGGTTGAAGTGCTTAAAAATAAAGTGATTGTTTTAGCTGAATAA
- the recG gene encoding ATP-dependent DNA helicase RecG: protein MLDTPIEYLKGIGPQRAEVLKKELGIYIYRDLITYYPFRYVDRTRFHKVSEISEDLPHVQLRGVIDKMEIVGQKKVKRLVVLFRDNTGIVELVWFKGYNWVAQKLQLGVEYCVFGKATSFNGRYNLAHPEIELVTEDFLKQQSAFQSVYNSTEKLKFRGLDSEGIRKAQKTLSFQLQDQHIEETLSEEIVSDHKMISRFKAFQQIHFPENAEMLGKAEFRLKFDELFYIQLRLLRLNKVRANTVHGFVFPKVGKLFNEFFSDYLPFELTGAQKRVMKEIRLDMGSGRQMNRLLQGDVGSGKTLVALLSILLAIDNTRASDGAHFQACIMAPTEILAQQHFETFKSLLQEMSIEIALLTGSTKTKERKSIHSKLLSGELNILIGTHALIEDVVQFKNIGLVVIDEQHRFGVQQRAKLRDKNTSPPHMLIMTATPIPRTLAMTLYGDLDTSIIDELPPGRKAIKTMHYMESQRLRVYGFIKEQVALGRQVYIVYPLIQESEKMDYQNLQQGYDNLIVEFPAPNYQVSIVHGKLNKDQKEFEMQRFIKGETQIMVATTVIEVGVNIPNASIMIIESAERFGLSQLHQLRGRVGRGAEQSYCVLMTGYKLGVDSRMRMETMVRTNDGFEISEVDLKLRGPGDIEGTQQSGVMDLKLANLAQDGQILQLARQTAQSLLDEDMNLETEKNKVYLVQLELQQKNRQNWSKIG, encoded by the coding sequence ATGCTCGATACTCCCATAGAATATTTAAAAGGAATTGGCCCGCAAAGGGCTGAGGTACTCAAAAAGGAACTTGGTATTTATATTTACCGCGACCTTATTACCTATTATCCTTTTAGATATGTGGATAGAACAAGATTTCATAAGGTTAGTGAAATTTCGGAAGACCTGCCCCATGTGCAGTTAAGGGGTGTTATCGATAAGATGGAAATTGTAGGGCAAAAAAAAGTAAAACGCTTGGTTGTTTTATTTAGAGACAATACCGGAATTGTAGAGTTAGTTTGGTTTAAAGGTTATAACTGGGTAGCGCAGAAGTTGCAGTTAGGTGTGGAGTATTGTGTATTCGGAAAAGCAACCAGTTTTAATGGACGTTATAATTTGGCGCATCCTGAAATTGAATTAGTGACGGAAGATTTTTTAAAACAACAATCGGCCTTTCAATCGGTATACAATTCAACTGAAAAACTAAAATTCAGAGGATTAGATAGCGAGGGAATTCGCAAAGCACAAAAAACGCTTTCCTTTCAGCTACAGGATCAGCATATAGAAGAGACCTTAAGCGAAGAAATTGTGTCTGATCATAAAATGATTTCACGATTCAAAGCGTTTCAGCAAATTCATTTTCCGGAAAATGCTGAAATGTTGGGAAAAGCGGAGTTTCGTTTAAAGTTTGATGAATTGTTTTATATACAATTACGCTTACTCAGACTCAATAAAGTAAGAGCGAATACCGTTCATGGTTTTGTTTTTCCAAAAGTAGGAAAGTTGTTTAATGAGTTTTTTTCGGACTATTTACCTTTCGAATTAACAGGAGCTCAGAAAAGAGTGATGAAGGAAATTCGTTTAGACATGGGAAGCGGGAGACAAATGAATCGTTTATTGCAGGGAGATGTTGGAAGTGGAAAAACCTTAGTTGCGCTTTTAAGTATTTTATTAGCCATTGATAATACGAGAGCGTCTGATGGCGCACATTTTCAAGCTTGTATTATGGCGCCAACAGAAATTTTAGCGCAACAGCATTTTGAAACGTTTAAAAGTTTGTTGCAAGAAATGTCTATCGAAATTGCCTTACTCACGGGTTCTACGAAAACAAAAGAAAGAAAATCTATTCATTCTAAATTATTAAGCGGCGAGTTAAATATTTTAATTGGGACACATGCGCTCATTGAAGATGTGGTGCAATTTAAAAACATAGGACTTGTTGTTATCGACGAACAACATCGCTTCGGCGTGCAACAGCGTGCTAAGTTGCGAGATAAAAACACAAGTCCGCCACACATGCTAATTATGACCGCCACGCCAATACCAAGAACGCTCGCTATGACTTTGTATGGCGATCTGGACACAAGTATTATTGATGAATTACCTCCTGGAAGAAAAGCTATTAAAACAATGCATTACATGGAAAGTCAAAGACTGCGTGTATATGGATTTATTAAAGAACAAGTAGCTTTGGGACGACAAGTTTATATTGTGTATCCACTTATTCAAGAGAGCGAAAAGATGGATTATCAGAATTTGCAACAAGGTTATGATAATTTAATTGTTGAATTTCCTGCGCCTAACTATCAAGTAAGTATTGTGCATGGTAAACTCAATAAAGACCAAAAAGAATTTGAGATGCAGCGCTTTATAAAAGGCGAAACACAAATTATGGTAGCCACAACGGTTATTGAAGTGGGCGTAAATATTCCGAATGCCAGCATCATGATCATTGAAAGTGCTGAACGTTTTGGTCTTTCTCAATTACATCAATTAAGAGGTAGGGTAGGGCGAGGTGCCGAGCAAAGCTACTGCGTGTTAATGACTGGTTACAAATTAGGTGTTGATAGCAGAATGCGTATGGAAACGATGGTACGCACCAATGATGGTTTTGAAATTAGTGAGGTGGATTTAAAATTACGAGGTCCCGGTGACATTGAAGGCACACAGCAAAGTGGTGTGATGGATTTAAAGCTGGCTAATTTGGCTCAAGATGGTCAAATACTTCAGCTAGCAAGACAAACGGCGCAAAGTTTGCTTGATGAAGATATGAACTTGGAAACGGAAAAGAATAAAGTGTATTTGGTGCAATTAGAACTTCAACAAAAGAATAGACAAAACTGGAGTAAGATTGGTTAA